The Rhodocytophaga rosea genome has a segment encoding these proteins:
- a CDS encoding tail fiber domain-containing protein codes for MKINAILLKTLVLSSVLLINGFSYAQTNAQTNYNAGVGSGTGGTQNVFIGSSTGRITTGTANSFIGYRAGEKNTTGSFNNFMGSMAGLNNSTGSNNSFLGYQAGSFNTSGSGNSFLGTFAGSFNTTGYANSFVGNLAGYANTTGFFNSFLGGSAGASNTTGSNNSFLGYLSGFDNTTGANNSFLGSYAGYGNTTGSYNSFLGYQAGISNTTGFVNTFLGSKAGFSNTTGYVNSFVGYGAGYANTTGYYNSFIGNLAGYANTTGSENSFLGTFAGQYNTTGISNSFVGAYAGVDNSTGSANSFVGSQSGLYNTIGSSNTYFGHQAGQFNTSGAENVFLGRSAGATNISGRFNVSLGTYSGPAAANLQNAGAIGYRATVSASNSLVLGSINGVNGATADTKVGIKTTSPSYNLHVNGSAAKPGSGSWVVASDLRLKQDIHAFKDGLDILEKIKPVWFHYNGKAALPTDKSYIGVIAQEIQQIAPYMIGEFFYLDSTGKQEKYLDYDANALTYILVNAVKEIDQKYASQLAEKDTQLASLQQELAEIKALLLKVPTSDTFEEQKAQLWQNVPNPTTGSTVILYFIPKQATSAQLKIYSINGKEVYSLELNQKGKGQVQLSIGEFLSGVYIYHLWVDGESVDSKKLLLEK; via the coding sequence ATGAAAATCAACGCAATACTCCTGAAAACACTTGTTTTATCCTCTGTATTACTAATAAATGGCTTTTCGTATGCGCAAACCAATGCCCAGACTAATTATAATGCTGGTGTTGGTTCAGGTACAGGCGGCACCCAAAACGTATTTATCGGTTCCTCTACCGGACGCATCACTACCGGCACAGCCAACAGCTTTATAGGCTATCGGGCGGGCGAGAAAAATACGACTGGTTCCTTTAATAATTTTATGGGCAGTATGGCGGGCTTGAACAACAGTACGGGCTCTAACAACAGCTTTTTGGGTTACCAGGCTGGCTCTTTCAATACGTCGGGTTCTGGCAACAGTTTCCTGGGTACTTTTGCCGGCTCTTTCAATACGACAGGCTACGCCAACAGCTTTGTAGGCAACCTTGCAGGCTACGCTAACACCACAGGCTTCTTCAACAGTTTCCTAGGCGGCTCGGCAGGTGCCAGCAACACGACTGGTTCCAACAATAGCTTTCTGGGCTACTTATCAGGTTTTGATAACACAACAGGGGCCAATAACAGCTTTTTAGGTAGCTATGCAGGTTATGGCAACACTACCGGCTCCTACAATAGCTTTCTGGGTTATCAGGCTGGTATCAGCAATACAACTGGCTTTGTAAATACCTTTCTGGGCAGTAAAGCTGGTTTCTCCAATACAACCGGTTACGTCAACAGCTTTGTAGGATATGGAGCTGGCTACGCTAACACAACGGGGTACTACAATAGCTTTATAGGTAACCTTGCTGGCTACGCCAATACGACAGGTTCTGAAAACAGCTTCCTGGGTACTTTTGCCGGCCAATACAATACCACGGGTATTTCAAATAGTTTTGTAGGTGCTTACGCAGGTGTGGACAATTCAACAGGTTCTGCCAATAGCTTCGTAGGCAGTCAGTCGGGCTTATACAATACAATAGGTTCCTCAAATACATATTTCGGTCACCAGGCCGGCCAGTTCAACACCAGTGGCGCGGAGAATGTATTTCTGGGGCGCAGTGCTGGAGCAACTAACATAAGTGGTCGTTTTAATGTCAGTTTGGGTACTTACTCAGGACCCGCCGCCGCCAACTTGCAAAATGCCGGGGCCATTGGCTATCGGGCAACTGTGAGTGCTTCCAATTCGCTGGTGCTAGGTTCGATCAATGGCGTAAATGGTGCAACAGCAGATACGAAAGTAGGCATCAAGACTACTTCTCCGTCTTATAATTTACACGTCAATGGCAGTGCTGCCAAGCCGGGGAGTGGCAGTTGGGTTGTAGCTTCCGATTTACGTCTCAAACAAGACATTCATGCTTTCAAGGATGGACTGGATATACTAGAAAAAATAAAGCCGGTCTGGTTTCACTATAATGGAAAAGCTGCCTTACCTACTGATAAATCATATATTGGCGTGATTGCTCAGGAGATCCAGCAGATTGCTCCATACATGATTGGGGAATTCTTTTACCTGGATTCTACTGGTAAACAGGAGAAATACCTCGACTATGATGCAAATGCGCTAACATATATATTGGTGAATGCCGTCAAAGAAATAGATCAAAAATATGCCAGTCAACTGGCCGAAAAGGATACCCAGCTTGCCTCTCTTCAGCAAGAATTAGCAGAAATAAAAGCATTGCTACTGAAGGTGCCCACAAGTGATACTTTCGAGGAGCAGAAAGCACAGTTGTGGCAGAATGTACCTAACCCAACTACCGGCAGTACGGTGATCCTCTATTTTATTCCCAAGCAGGCTACTTCAGCTCAGTTAAAAATATATTCTATAAATGGGAAAGAAGTCTATAGCCTTGAGCTCAATCAGAAAGGAAAAGGGCAAGTGCAGTTGTCGATTGGTGAGTTTTTATCAGGCGTGTACATATACCACTTATGGGTTGATGGCGAAAGTGTGGACAGTAAGAAATTGCTGCTGGAAAAATAA
- a CDS encoding DUF1624 domain-containing protein, with product MHPLNKSPNTHSHLRDKAKLTNNSFFNQLLVKKTPLPINRIESIDLLRGIVMILMALDHVRSYFHFDSLIFSPTDLQHTTVALFATRLITHLCAPTFIFLAGASAYFIAQRKTLKDTTLFLLTRGIWLILLQLTLIRFAWNFDPAFHFNSSNIISTIGFCMIVLSLLIYLPLKIILIIGLLLVVGHNALDNISFQSGSAWDIVWSFLHVRKLYLLSNNYTFLFLYPIIPWVGVMALGYCLGSLYAPSNPVEKKKKHLYN from the coding sequence ATGCACCCTCTCAACAAATCTCCTAATACACATAGTCATTTAAGAGACAAGGCCAAATTAACTAACAACAGCTTTTTCAACCAACTCTTAGTAAAGAAAACGCCTCTCCCCATTAACCGGATCGAGTCTATTGATTTACTTAGGGGTATAGTAATGATCCTTATGGCCTTGGATCATGTGCGCAGTTACTTTCATTTTGATTCGCTTATTTTCAGCCCAACTGATCTGCAACATACGACAGTGGCCTTGTTTGCCACACGTTTGATTACACATTTGTGCGCTCCGACATTTATCTTTCTGGCTGGTGCTTCTGCTTACTTTATTGCGCAGCGAAAAACCTTAAAAGATACTACCCTCTTTCTGCTGACTCGTGGTATATGGTTAATTCTATTGCAATTGACACTTATCCGGTTTGCATGGAACTTTGATCCAGCCTTTCATTTCAATTCCAGTAATATCATATCTACCATTGGGTTTTGTATGATTGTACTTTCCTTGCTGATTTACTTGCCGCTAAAAATCATTTTAATCATTGGCTTGCTACTTGTCGTGGGTCATAATGCGCTGGATAATATTTCTTTCCAAAGCGGATCAGCATGGGATATCGTTTGGTCGTTCCTGCACGTACGAAAACTATACCTATTGAGCAATAATTATACATTCTTATTTCTCTATCCGATTATACCTTGGGTAGGGGTGATGGCACTGGGATATTGCCTGGGTAGCTTATACGCTCCATCCAACCCGGTTGAAAAAAAAAAAAAACACTTGTACAATTAG
- a CDS encoding GNAT family N-acetyltransferase produces the protein MQNQEFYIKPYETNFKEQILSVWEKSVRATHNFVKPSDIDYYKQSVKEIDFCSLSVYCLTNENKVVGFIGVADLKIEMLFLDPDYIGQGLGKKLMNFALNDLKADQVDVNEQNSNAVKFYSKFGFTPYEKTEKDREGKDYPILKMKLKFIDTNISLNR, from the coding sequence ATGCAAAACCAAGAATTTTATATAAAACCCTACGAGACAAATTTTAAGGAACAAATACTATCAGTTTGGGAAAAATCTGTTAGAGCAACACATAATTTTGTTAAACCATCTGACATTGATTATTATAAACAAAGTGTAAAAGAGATTGATTTTTGTTCACTTTCAGTTTACTGTTTAACTAATGAAAATAAAGTTGTTGGCTTTATAGGAGTTGCGGACTTAAAAATTGAAATGTTATTTTTAGATCCTGATTATATTGGACAAGGCCTTGGGAAAAAGCTAATGAATTTTGCTTTGAATGATCTAAAAGCAGATCAGGTAGATGTGAATGAGCAAAACTCCAATGCTGTTAAATTTTATTCAAAATTCGGATTTACACCCTATGAAAAGACTGAAAAAGACCGCGAAGGGAAAGATTATCCAATACTGAAAATGAAACTTAAATTTATTGACACCAATATAAGCCTGAACCGCTAA
- a CDS encoding IS3 family transposase, whose protein sequence is MKKHRSNFAVEKMGKVFKVSKSGYYHWLNPKPSSRQVDEQQTLKLIKEIHEASKNQYGSPKITYELKKKGVSISRPQVARWTQMLAL, encoded by the coding sequence ATGAAAAAGCACCGATCTAATTTTGCCGTTGAGAAGATGGGTAAAGTGTTTAAAGTCAGTAAGAGTGGGTATTATCATTGGCTCAACCCGAAGCCATCTAGCAGGCAGGTAGATGAGCAACAAACTCTTAAGTTGATTAAGGAAATACATGAGGCAAGCAAGAACCAGTATGGTAGCCCAAAAATTACTTATGAACTTAAAAAGAAAGGTGTTTCTATATCTAGGCCACAAGTGGCTAGATGGACCCAGATGCTGGCTCTGTAG
- a CDS encoding IS3 family transposase codes for MWYNRKRIHASLGYLTPMSMT; via the coding sequence ATCTGGTACAACAGAAAGAGAATTCATGCATCACTTGGTTACTTAACCCCAATGAGTATGACATAA
- a CDS encoding helix-turn-helix transcriptional regulator yields MQYRQYTPIDSLKHLVRYYWSLDGRQDSISRLSIESFADRYPRLIFQDIDCFEPIINSTGEEMPLCYLKGVRTRPTEAFMHGAFSHFGVAFYPHALSNFFGIDSDELTDTTPNINLVCRCDLGERLRFKTHAERVAILDGFLLGKMTKLCLDFTVQSIIHKKGKVSDMEMLASALRISERQLQRRFKKQVGISLKRYQRVSRFELALKRLATVHYSELTSIAFELDYTDQSHFIKEFQEFAEMSPYNFVRNKSVGAESSSFLYIPIR; encoded by the coding sequence ATGCAGTATCGCCAATATACTCCAATTGATTCACTTAAACATCTGGTGCGATATTATTGGAGTCTTGACGGTCGTCAAGACTCTATTTCACGACTGAGTATCGAGAGTTTTGCCGATCGCTACCCTCGATTAATCTTTCAGGATATCGATTGTTTTGAGCCGATCATAAATTCAACAGGCGAAGAAATGCCGCTTTGTTACTTGAAAGGTGTACGTACGCGACCGACTGAAGCCTTTATGCACGGTGCCTTTTCGCATTTCGGAGTTGCCTTTTATCCACACGCACTTTCTAATTTTTTTGGAATTGACTCAGACGAACTGACAGATACTACACCCAACATCAACTTGGTTTGCAGATGCGATTTGGGCGAGCGTTTGCGATTCAAAACACATGCGGAACGTGTCGCGATATTAGACGGTTTCTTGCTCGGGAAAATGACGAAATTGTGTTTGGATTTTACGGTTCAAAGCATCATTCACAAAAAGGGAAAAGTTAGTGATATGGAGATGCTCGCATCCGCACTTAGGATATCAGAACGGCAATTGCAGCGTAGATTTAAAAAACAGGTTGGTATATCTTTAAAAAGATATCAGCGCGTTTCTCGATTCGAGCTGGCGCTTAAACGACTCGCTACAGTCCACTATAGCGAACTGACTTCCATTGCCTTCGAACTTGACTACACGGATCAATCGCATTTCATTAAAGAGTTTCAGGAGTTTGCCGAGATGTCTCCTTACAATTTTGTGCGCAACAAGAGTGTAGGTGCAGAAAGCTCATCCTTTTTATACATACCAATTAGATAG
- a CDS encoding DoxX family protein, with amino-acid sequence MDRTITPTLVLRITLAAVFFMHGIPSIFTGAVNNFGNLLNGAGFAPIGLTLAWMIKLSHVACAVLLILNRYIRVATLITIPILVAGIIMIHAAEGWFVVGAGRNGVEFNILLISALVYLAIINKKGIVA; translated from the coding sequence ATGGATAGAACCATCACACCCACACTCGTTCTGCGCATTACCCTGGCAGCTGTTTTTTTTATGCACGGCATTCCCAGCATTTTCACAGGTGCCGTAAACAATTTTGGCAATCTGCTTAACGGAGCGGGATTCGCTCCGATTGGTCTGACATTGGCGTGGATGATTAAATTATCGCATGTCGCATGCGCGGTGCTCCTTATTTTAAATCGTTACATACGGGTTGCTACACTCATCACCATTCCGATTTTGGTGGCTGGTATTATTATGATTCACGCGGCTGAGGGGTGGTTTGTGGTAGGCGCTGGCAGAAATGGCGTGGAATTCAATATTCTATTGATTAGCGCCCTGGTATATCTGGCAATCATCAACAAAAAGGGCATTGTTGCCTAA
- a CDS encoding ISAs1 family transposase — protein MELKKILNKVADFRVQGRCLHLLADILGLVLCGVIADCDDFDEIADYGKDNTAFLQQELGLSFVNGIPSADTLNRVIRHLDSHSLEQCFKACVAGFSLAGKQVCIDGKELRGTIPAGKKHALVRMVNVWVEEHSLSFGQVAVEAKSNEITTIPALLDTLDCKGSIITIDAIACQQAIVEKIRDKQAHYVIALKANQGVLYEQVAHFMQINKSALAFNQQLDKAHGRGEERRVYIAQCIDLVEEKEKWQDLHTLVMVERKRIIAGKKQEQTLFYISSLTDTDPALYSRYIRGHWAIENGLHWQLDVTFREDEAKVRKDKGPINLHLIRKWSLHLLKKEPSCVSVKRKRKKANRDTNFLLAILKT, from the coding sequence ATGGAACTTAAAAAGATACTAAACAAAGTAGCTGATTTTCGGGTGCAAGGCCGCTGCTTACATCTATTAGCAGATATTTTAGGCTTAGTTTTATGTGGGGTAATAGCCGATTGTGATGACTTTGACGAGATAGCAGATTATGGCAAAGATAATACAGCGTTTCTGCAGCAAGAACTAGGATTAAGTTTTGTTAATGGTATACCTTCTGCTGACACTTTAAATCGGGTGATCAGACACCTGGATAGCCATAGTTTGGAGCAATGCTTCAAAGCGTGTGTAGCTGGCTTCTCCTTAGCAGGCAAGCAGGTATGTATAGATGGCAAAGAATTGAGAGGTACTATACCTGCAGGCAAAAAGCATGCTTTGGTTCGTATGGTCAATGTATGGGTAGAGGAACATAGCTTAAGCTTTGGACAAGTAGCCGTAGAAGCCAAGAGTAATGAGATTACAACTATTCCTGCTTTATTAGATACCCTTGATTGCAAAGGTAGTATCATTACTATAGATGCTATTGCTTGTCAGCAGGCAATTGTAGAAAAGATCAGGGATAAGCAAGCCCATTATGTGATTGCCCTAAAGGCTAATCAAGGTGTACTCTATGAGCAGGTAGCCCATTTTATGCAAATCAATAAGTCTGCTCTCGCTTTTAATCAGCAACTAGATAAAGCCCATGGCAGAGGAGAAGAACGTAGGGTATATATTGCTCAATGCATTGATTTGGTAGAGGAAAAGGAAAAATGGCAGGACTTACATACTTTAGTCATGGTAGAAAGAAAACGCATTATAGCAGGCAAAAAGCAAGAACAAACCCTGTTCTATATAAGCAGTTTAACAGATACAGACCCTGCCTTGTACAGCCGCTACATAAGAGGCCATTGGGCGATAGAGAATGGCTTGCATTGGCAACTAGATGTTACCTTTAGGGAAGATGAGGCTAAAGTCAGGAAAGATAAAGGACCCATCAATCTGCATCTGATTAGAAAGTGGTCTTTGCATCTGCTCAAAAAAGAGCCTTCTTGCGTGAGTGTCAAACGGAAAAGAAAAAAAGCTAACAGAGACACTAATTTCCTGTTAGCTATTCTTAAAACTTAA
- a CDS encoding YrdB family protein, translating into MLTTLGYVGFQSNQSTFWKYLLAVGLPLLVAILWGIFAAPRSVHRLTPLYRALFALGLFSLTALLLYRSGLTRLAVIFGAAALISQSVALVLKQ; encoded by the coding sequence ATGTTGACCACTTTAGGGTATGTGGGCTTTCAGAGTAATCAATCTACTTTTTGGAAGTATCTACTAGCTGTAGGCTTACCTTTACTCGTTGCCATACTTTGGGGTATTTTTGCTGCGCCTCGATCCGTTCACCGATTAACTCCCCTTTACAGAGCTTTATTTGCTTTAGGCCTTTTTAGTCTTACTGCCCTTCTATTGTACCGCAGTGGCCTTACTCGTCTAGCTGTTATCTTCGGAGCTGCTGCCTTAATAAGTCAATCAGTAGCCTTAGTTTTAAAACAGTAA
- a CDS encoding manganese catalase family protein produces MYHHIKQLMYTVRVDTPDPRFGNMLLEQFGGANGELAAAMQYSIQGINCEDPGLKDLLMDIGTEELSHLEIIGTLARMHLKPTKKSREAAEADPLIAIAGGGGVNLYNSQGSAWTADYLKITGEPDVDLRSNIAAEARAKIVYERLINFCDDAGSKDALQFLMTREITHLKAFMTALDVLSKDKLVIGKIPPTPGIVDQFYNDSTGEGDNGAKDMRGPWNQGKDIEFIEAPAKMEAQVTHSQILQEINRAAGR; encoded by the coding sequence ATGTATCATCACATCAAACAACTCATGTACACAGTACGTGTAGACACTCCTGATCCCAGATTTGGAAATATGCTTTTAGAGCAATTTGGCGGAGCAAATGGAGAGTTAGCAGCGGCTATGCAATATTCTATTCAAGGCATCAATTGTGAAGACCCGGGTCTGAAAGATCTGTTAATGGACATTGGCACGGAGGAATTAAGCCATTTGGAAATTATAGGTACCCTGGCACGTATGCATTTGAAACCTACTAAAAAATCAAGGGAAGCAGCAGAAGCCGACCCACTCATTGCGATTGCCGGAGGAGGAGGGGTTAACCTGTATAATTCACAGGGCAGTGCCTGGACAGCTGATTATTTAAAAATCACAGGAGAACCTGATGTAGACTTACGCAGCAATATTGCCGCAGAAGCCAGGGCTAAAATAGTGTATGAAAGGCTGATCAACTTTTGTGATGATGCCGGCAGTAAAGATGCCCTTCAGTTTCTGATGACCAGAGAAATTACCCATTTGAAAGCATTTATGACCGCCCTGGATGTGTTGAGTAAAGATAAATTAGTGATTGGAAAAATTCCACCCACCCCAGGTATTGTAGATCAATTTTACAATGATTCAACAGGGGAAGGGGATAATGGAGCAAAGGATATGCGGGGTCCCTGGAACCAGGGAAAAGATATAGAATTTATAGAAGCGCCTGCAAAAATGGAAGCTCAGGTTACACATTCACAGATCTTGCAGGAGATCAACCGGGCAGCCGGTAGATAA
- a CDS encoding mandelate racemase/muconate lactonizing enzyme family protein — MKSILQQIIAQNKQQEKADALARQQEIMNPQTKDSRRDFLKKTTLGGITLGGFMSASIEDTLAQTTSKVKRASSPSDLKITDMRYALTNVMGGTAIIRIDTNQGIYGLGEVRDAADVRYALFLKSRILGANPCNVEQIFKTIRQFGGQSRQAGGVCAVEMALWDLCGKAYNVPAWQLLGGRYRDKVRLYADTPEAGSVEEQKKLINYRINDQGYTWLKMDLSIAELKGKPDTLVNAKPWENSQGNLAQWGDQTNPMSYANTLHPFTQIQITDKGLEELASIVENTRKMIGYEIPISTDHYGHFDMNNGIRLGKAVEKYRLAWLEDLVSWELTSQWKTISDALETPTTTGEDIYLLKYFKPLIDARAVDIIHPDLASSGGLLETKRIGDYAEENGIAMAMHQAGTPVSFMANVHCAAATQNFLSLEHHSVDIPWWESLVKTTDGRKMITKGYATVPLTAPGLGIELNEEVVKQHLHPKDKSFFAPTKEWDERRSADRIFS; from the coding sequence ATGAAAAGTATTTTACAGCAAATTATTGCCCAGAATAAACAACAGGAAAAGGCCGATGCTCTGGCACGCCAGCAGGAAATTATGAATCCTCAAACCAAAGACTCTCGCCGGGACTTTTTGAAAAAAACAACACTTGGCGGCATTACCTTAGGTGGTTTTATGTCGGCCTCTATAGAGGATACCCTTGCCCAGACTACTTCTAAAGTTAAACGGGCTTCTAGTCCTTCGGATCTGAAAATTACCGATATGCGCTATGCCTTAACCAATGTGATGGGAGGCACAGCTATTATCAGGATTGATACAAATCAGGGCATTTATGGGTTGGGAGAAGTAAGAGATGCAGCTGATGTGCGCTATGCTCTTTTTTTGAAAAGCCGTATCCTAGGGGCAAACCCTTGTAATGTAGAACAAATATTTAAGACCATTCGTCAGTTTGGCGGACAAAGCCGGCAAGCCGGAGGTGTATGTGCGGTGGAAATGGCCCTCTGGGATTTATGCGGCAAAGCCTATAATGTGCCTGCCTGGCAATTACTGGGAGGCCGCTACCGGGATAAAGTACGTTTGTATGCGGATACACCCGAAGCCGGTTCTGTTGAGGAGCAAAAAAAACTGATCAACTACCGCATCAATGATCAAGGCTATACCTGGCTTAAAATGGATTTATCTATTGCAGAACTCAAAGGCAAACCCGATACACTCGTGAATGCCAAACCTTGGGAAAACAGTCAAGGCAACTTGGCCCAATGGGGTGATCAAACCAATCCTATGTCCTATGCTAATACCTTGCACCCTTTCACTCAGATACAAATTACCGATAAAGGGCTCGAAGAATTAGCCAGTATTGTAGAAAATACCCGCAAAATGATAGGCTATGAGATTCCCATTTCTACAGATCATTATGGCCACTTTGATATGAATAATGGCATCCGGTTAGGGAAAGCCGTGGAAAAATACCGCTTAGCCTGGCTGGAGGATCTGGTTTCCTGGGAGTTAACCAGCCAATGGAAAACGATCTCTGATGCCTTGGAAACCCCTACTACTACTGGAGAAGATATTTATTTGCTCAAATACTTTAAACCATTGATTGATGCCCGGGCTGTGGATATTATTCACCCGGATCTAGCAAGTTCGGGAGGCCTTTTAGAGACAAAACGCATTGGAGATTATGCCGAAGAAAATGGGATAGCCATGGCCATGCACCAGGCCGGCACACCGGTTTCCTTTATGGCCAATGTGCATTGTGCGGCAGCTACCCAGAATTTTCTGTCCTTAGAACATCATTCGGTGGATATACCCTGGTGGGAAAGTTTAGTAAAAACCACTGATGGCCGCAAAATGATCACAAAAGGATATGCCACCGTGCCGCTTACTGCCCCAGGCTTAGGTATAGAGTTAAATGAAGAGGTGGTTAAACAACATTTGCATCCTAAAGACAAAAGCTTTTTTGCTCCTACTAAAGAATGGGATGAAAGACGTTCTGCGGACCGTATTTTTAGTTAA